In Candidatus Dadabacteria bacterium, a genomic segment contains:
- the hemA gene encoding glutamyl-tRNA reductase produces the protein MVEIVSVGISYKTTPVEVREKFSFSDEDIREALRILRLRENVLECFIVSTCNRVEIYAVTENRGKCEEEIRSFLLDFHKLGDKSLYPYMNTRLGSDAVRHFFRVAASIDSMVIGETQILNQLKNSYSVARSENTVGLILNRLFNRALFTGKKVRAETGISSQAVSISYLGVELAKRIFENLANRTAMLVGTGEMGELFAKHLISNNIRELYVTSKNFHNAENFSQSFKSKPVRFEEMLYRLKDIDILVTATGSSDYIIRSEHIKQSLKLRKNDPIFMIDIAVPRDIDPKINRIPGVYLYDIDDLRVVRGENLNSRKENLKKAEEIVANVERAFMDWMESLKVFPIIIDIKQKFEKIKKTEVEKALRKLEGGTGTQKEIIESLANSIIGKIFHDPVTNLKRRTSGYEAALYSEVTRRLFELDPVEASQDTTDIYDEAENWDQG, from the coding sequence ATGGTAGAGATAGTTTCAGTCGGAATAAGCTACAAGACAACCCCGGTGGAAGTGCGGGAGAAGTTCTCTTTTTCTGATGAGGATATTAGGGAAGCACTCCGAATCCTTCGTTTGAGAGAAAACGTGCTTGAATGCTTCATAGTGTCCACCTGTAACCGAGTTGAGATATATGCGGTGACCGAGAACCGTGGAAAATGCGAGGAGGAGATAAGGTCCTTTCTTCTGGATTTTCATAAGCTTGGGGACAAGAGCCTTTATCCCTATATGAATACCCGCTTGGGATCTGATGCGGTTAGACATTTTTTCAGGGTGGCGGCCAGCATTGACTCCATGGTAATCGGAGAAACTCAGATCCTGAACCAACTCAAAAATTCATACAGCGTAGCGCGTTCCGAGAATACGGTCGGACTCATACTTAACAGGCTTTTTAACAGAGCTCTTTTCACCGGGAAAAAAGTTAGGGCCGAAACGGGGATATCTTCTCAAGCGGTCTCGATAAGTTACCTCGGAGTGGAACTTGCAAAAAGAATATTCGAGAACCTTGCAAACCGCACCGCCATGCTGGTGGGAACCGGTGAAATGGGAGAACTCTTCGCAAAACACCTTATCTCAAACAACATAAGGGAACTCTATGTAACGAGTAAGAATTTCCATAACGCGGAAAATTTTTCACAATCCTTTAAGAGCAAGCCTGTAAGGTTCGAAGAGATGCTTTACCGTCTGAAAGACATTGATATTCTTGTTACCGCGACCGGGTCTTCTGATTACATAATAAGAAGTGAACACATAAAACAGTCTCTCAAGCTCAGGAAAAACGATCCGATCTTCATGATCGATATAGCCGTCCCGCGCGATATAGATCCGAAGATAAACAGAATTCCCGGGGTTTACCTCTACGACATAGACGACCTGAGAGTTGTTCGGGGCGAAAACTTAAATTCCAGAAAAGAAAATCTAAAGAAAGCTGAAGAAATAGTTGCGAACGTAGAAAGAGCTTTTATGGACTGGATGGAAAGCCTTAAGGTTTTTCCCATCATAATCGATATCAAGCAAAAATTCGAGAAAATAAAAAAGACCGAGGTTGAGAAGGCGCTTCGAAAACTCGAGGGCGGTACCGGAACACAGAAAGAAATCATAGAAAGCCTGGCAAATTCAATAATCGGAAAGATATTTCACGACCCGGTCACCAATCTGAAGAGGAGAACTTCCGGCTACGAAGCGGCTCTTTACTCCG